One genomic window of Arachis hypogaea cultivar Tifrunner chromosome 8, arahy.Tifrunner.gnm2.J5K5, whole genome shotgun sequence includes the following:
- the LOC112706729 gene encoding glutelin type-A 1 — protein sequence MDLDLSPQLPKKLYGGNGGSYYAWSSSELPMLRQGNIGAAKLALEKNGFALPRYSDSSKVAYVLQGSGVAGIVLPEKEEKVVAIKKGDALALPFGVVTWWYNKEDPELVVLFLGDTSKAHKAGEFTDFFLTGSNGIFTGFSTEFVGRAWDLEEKDVKILVGKQSENGIVKLDGSISLPEPKPDHRKGMALNCEEAPLDVDIKGGGRVVVLNTNNLPLVGEVGLGADLVRLDGSAMCSPGFSCDSALQVTYIVRGSGRVQVVGVDGKRVLETTVKAGNLFIVPRFFVVSKIADPDGMEWFSIITTPNPIFTHLAGSSSVWKALSPTVLQAAFNVDSGVEQLFRSKRTADAIFFPPPK from the exons atGGACCTTGATCTCTCTCCACAGCTGCCGAAGAAGCTTTACGGCGGAAACGGTGGCTCTTACTACGCATGGTCCTCATCGGAACTCCCCATGCTCCGCCAAGGCAACATTGGCGCCGCCAAGCTCGCTCTCGAGAAGAATGGCTTCGCCCTCCCTCGCTACTCTGATTCTTCCAAGGTCGCTTATGTTCTCCAAG GGAGTGGAGTTGCTGGAATAGTGCTCcctgaaaaagaagagaaggttGTTGCAATCAAGAAGGGTGATGCCTTGGCACTCCCCTTTGGTGTTGTGACATGGTGGTATAACAAGGAAGATCCTGAGCTTGTTGTTCTGTTCTTGGGTGACACCTCAAAGGCTCACAAGGCTGGTGAATTCACTGACTTCTTTCTCACTGGTTCCAATGGAATCTTCACCGGATTTTCCACTGAGTTTGTTGGCAGGGCTTGGGATTTGGAAGAGAAGGATGTCAAGATCCTTGTTGGGAAACAATCAGAGAATGGGATTGTGAAGCTGGATGGGAGTATAAGCCTTCCTGAGCCTAAACCCGATCACCGGAAGGGAATGGCCTTGAACTGTGAAGAGGCTCCACTTGATGTTGACATCAAGGGTGGAGGAAGGGTTGTGGTCTTGAACACCAATAATCTCCCCTTGGTTGGTGAGGTTGGCCTTGGTGCTGACCTTGTGAGGTTGGATGGAAGCGCCATGTGCTCCCCTGGATTTTCTTGCGACTCGGCTCTGCAGGTTACTTATATTGTCAGAGGGAGCGGCCGGGTTCAGGTTGTTGGTGTCGATGGCAAGAGGGTTTTGGAGACTACTGTGAAGGCTGGCAATTTGTTTATTGTGCCAAGGTTCTTTGTGGTCTCAAAGATTGCTGATCCTGATGGAATGGAATGGTTCTCCATCATCACCACCCCTAA TCCTATATTCACCCACTTGGCTGGTAGTTCTTCGGTGTGGAAGGCTCTGTCGCCGACTGTTCTGCAGGCTGCTTTCAATGTGGATTCAGGAGTAGAGCAACTCTTCCGTTCAAAGAGGACCGCTGATGCCATTTTCTTCCCTCCGCCAAAGTAG
- the LOC112706731 gene encoding uncharacterized protein produces the protein MMKGMELLCSSSASTAIASSVHPRSKRYSHCSSQLPIIPKKKIRWSSSSEDHKLRRKSSVNKVKKLYGQHCSYADDSPTGYLLIDDTTRMDACNLIMNKQDDTAVVATTHDQVVVLRVSLHCKACEGKLRKHISKMEGVKSFDIDMEAKKVTIMGHVTPLGVLASLSKVKKNAQLWPSPTSSLI, from the exons ATGATGAAGGGAATGGAGTTGTTGTGTTCTTCCTCTGCATCCACAGCCATAGCCTCTAGTGTGCACCCTCGTTCCAAAAGGTACAGCCATTGCTCATCACAATTGCCAATCATTCCTAAGAAGAAGATCAGATGGAGCTCATCATCAGAAGATCATAAGCTACGAAGAAAAAGCTCTGTTAATAAAGTTAAGAAACTGTACGGTCAGCATTGCTCTTATGCTGATGATTCACCTACAGGATATCTACTCATCGATGACACCACAAGAATGGATGCTTGCAACCTCATCATGAACAAACAAGATGATACCGCAGTCGTTGCTACCACGCATGACCAG GTTGTGGTTTTGAGGGTGTCATTGCACTGCAAGGCATGTGAAGGAAAGCTTAGAAAACACATCTCAAAAATGGAAG GAGTGAAATCTTTTGACATAGACATGGAGGCAAAGAAAGTAACAATCATGGGACACGTGACGCCGTTAGGAGTTCTGGCAAGTCTCTCCAAGGTCAAGAAGAATGCACAGCTGTGGCCATCTCCAACATCATCATTAATATGA